A genomic window from Salvia splendens isolate huo1 chromosome 11, SspV2, whole genome shotgun sequence includes:
- the LOC121756448 gene encoding glucan endo-1,3-beta-glucosidase 3-like isoform X1: MGLFFLALFLMAISATFADEEAAFIGVNIGTALSNMPDPTQVVALLKSQQIRNVRLFDADRAMLLALANTGIHVTVSVPNDQLLGIGQSNTTAANWVSRNILAYVPATNITAIAVGSEVLTTLPNAAPVLVSAMSFIHSALVASSLGSRIKVSTPHSSSIILDPFPPSQAFFNRSWEPVMVPLLKFLQSTDSYLMLNVYPYYDYMKANGAISLDYALFRPLLPTKEAVDLNTLLHYINVFDAVVDAAYFATSNLNFTNIPVVVTESGWPSKGDSSEPDATTDNANTYNSNLIRHILNNTGTPKHPGIAVSTYIYELYNEDLRPGPISETNWGLFDGNGVPVYILRLTGSGTVLANDTTNQTYCVAREGADRKMLQAALDWACGPGKVDCSPLLQGQPCYEPDTVAAHASYAFDVYYHRMAMGEGTCNFNGVATITTTDPSHGSCIFSGSAGRNSTFTNTTSIAPSSNTTVSGGHSRFLCSKDSYGNTLVLLLGFMLWSVVYL; encoded by the exons ATGGGGTTATTTTTTCTTGCTCTTTTCTTGATGGCAATTTCTGCTACTTTCGCTGATGAAGAAG CTGCTTTCATTGGTGTAAACATTGGCACTGCCCTCTCCAACATGCCAGACCCGACCCAAGTGGTGGCCCTTTTGAAGTCTCAGCAAATCCGAAATGTCAGGCTATTTGATGCCGATAGAGCAATGCTACTAGCACTTGCTAATACTGGTATACATGTTACTGTATCCGTGCCTAATGATCAACTGTTAGGCATCGGGCAGTCTAATACCACTGCGGCCAATTGGGTTTCTCGCAATATTCTTGCTTACGTCCCTGCCACCAACATAACTGCGATAGCAGTTGGCTCTGAAGTTCTAACCACACTTCCCAATGCTGCTCCAGTTCTCGTCTCCGCAATGAGTTTTATTCACTCTGCCCTCGTGGCTTCTAGTCTTGGCTCCCGCATTAAAGTTTCCACTCCACACTCGTCTTCCATAATCCTTGACCCGTTCCCACCCTCTCAAGCTTTCTTTAATCGCTCATGGGAACCCGTCATGGTGCCATTgctcaagtttttgcaatctaCAGACTCTTATCTTATGCTAAATGTTTATCCTTATTATGACTACATGAAAGCCAATGGTGCTATTTCTTTGGACTATGCTCTATTCCGGCCCCTTCTTCCAACCAAGGAAGCCGTTGATCTCAACACGCTCCTTCACTACATCAATGTCTTTGATGCCGTTGTTGATGCAGCGTATTTTGCAACATCAAATCTGAACTTCACTAACATCCCCGTTGTAGTGACCGAGTCAGGTTGGCCTTCCAAGGGTGACTCTTCCGAGCCAGATGCCACCACAGACAACGCCAACACTTACAACAGTAACCTCATCAGGCACATTCTCAATAACACGGGAACCCCAAAACATCCTGGAATTGCTGTTAGTACTTATATTTATGAGCTATACAATGAGGATCTTAGGCCGGGACCCATTTCAGAGACGAACTGGGGGCTCTTTGATGGCAATGGGGTGCCGGTTTATATACTGCGCCTGACCGGCTCGGGGACTGTGTTGGCAAACGACACTACGAATCAAACTTATTGTGTTGCAAGGGAAGGCGCTGACAGGAAGATGTTACAGGCAGCATTGGATTGGGCATGTGGGCCAGGCAAAGTTGATTGCTCTCCTTTATTGCAGGGGCAGCCGTGCTACGAACCTGATACCGTTGCTGCCCATGCTTCGTATGCTTTTGATGTATACTATCACCGGATGGCAATGGGTGAGGGGACCTGTAACTTTAATGGCGTAGCTACCATCACCACAACGGATCCAA GTCACGGTTCTTGCATTTTTTCGGGAAG TGCTGGAAGAAACAGCACCTTCACAAACACCACATCCATCGCTCCGTCATCCAATACCACGGTTTCTGGTGGTCATTCGCGCTTTTTGTGCAGCAAAGATTCTTACGGGAACACTCTAGTACTGCTACTTGGTTTCATGTTATGGAGTGTGGTATATTTGTAA
- the LOC121756448 gene encoding glucan endo-1,3-beta-glucosidase 3-like isoform X2: MPDPTQVVALLKSQQIRNVRLFDADRAMLLALANTGIHVTVSVPNDQLLGIGQSNTTAANWVSRNILAYVPATNITAIAVGSEVLTTLPNAAPVLVSAMSFIHSALVASSLGSRIKVSTPHSSSIILDPFPPSQAFFNRSWEPVMVPLLKFLQSTDSYLMLNVYPYYDYMKANGAISLDYALFRPLLPTKEAVDLNTLLHYINVFDAVVDAAYFATSNLNFTNIPVVVTESGWPSKGDSSEPDATTDNANTYNSNLIRHILNNTGTPKHPGIAVSTYIYELYNEDLRPGPISETNWGLFDGNGVPVYILRLTGSGTVLANDTTNQTYCVAREGADRKMLQAALDWACGPGKVDCSPLLQGQPCYEPDTVAAHASYAFDVYYHRMAMGEGTCNFNGVATITTTDPSHGSCIFSGSAGRNSTFTNTTSIAPSSNTTVSGGHSRFLCSKDSYGNTLVLLLGFMLWSVVYL; encoded by the exons ATGCCAGACCCGACCCAAGTGGTGGCCCTTTTGAAGTCTCAGCAAATCCGAAATGTCAGGCTATTTGATGCCGATAGAGCAATGCTACTAGCACTTGCTAATACTGGTATACATGTTACTGTATCCGTGCCTAATGATCAACTGTTAGGCATCGGGCAGTCTAATACCACTGCGGCCAATTGGGTTTCTCGCAATATTCTTGCTTACGTCCCTGCCACCAACATAACTGCGATAGCAGTTGGCTCTGAAGTTCTAACCACACTTCCCAATGCTGCTCCAGTTCTCGTCTCCGCAATGAGTTTTATTCACTCTGCCCTCGTGGCTTCTAGTCTTGGCTCCCGCATTAAAGTTTCCACTCCACACTCGTCTTCCATAATCCTTGACCCGTTCCCACCCTCTCAAGCTTTCTTTAATCGCTCATGGGAACCCGTCATGGTGCCATTgctcaagtttttgcaatctaCAGACTCTTATCTTATGCTAAATGTTTATCCTTATTATGACTACATGAAAGCCAATGGTGCTATTTCTTTGGACTATGCTCTATTCCGGCCCCTTCTTCCAACCAAGGAAGCCGTTGATCTCAACACGCTCCTTCACTACATCAATGTCTTTGATGCCGTTGTTGATGCAGCGTATTTTGCAACATCAAATCTGAACTTCACTAACATCCCCGTTGTAGTGACCGAGTCAGGTTGGCCTTCCAAGGGTGACTCTTCCGAGCCAGATGCCACCACAGACAACGCCAACACTTACAACAGTAACCTCATCAGGCACATTCTCAATAACACGGGAACCCCAAAACATCCTGGAATTGCTGTTAGTACTTATATTTATGAGCTATACAATGAGGATCTTAGGCCGGGACCCATTTCAGAGACGAACTGGGGGCTCTTTGATGGCAATGGGGTGCCGGTTTATATACTGCGCCTGACCGGCTCGGGGACTGTGTTGGCAAACGACACTACGAATCAAACTTATTGTGTTGCAAGGGAAGGCGCTGACAGGAAGATGTTACAGGCAGCATTGGATTGGGCATGTGGGCCAGGCAAAGTTGATTGCTCTCCTTTATTGCAGGGGCAGCCGTGCTACGAACCTGATACCGTTGCTGCCCATGCTTCGTATGCTTTTGATGTATACTATCACCGGATGGCAATGGGTGAGGGGACCTGTAACTTTAATGGCGTAGCTACCATCACCACAACGGATCCAA GTCACGGTTCTTGCATTTTTTCGGGAAG TGCTGGAAGAAACAGCACCTTCACAAACACCACATCCATCGCTCCGTCATCCAATACCACGGTTTCTGGTGGTCATTCGCGCTTTTTGTGCAGCAAAGATTCTTACGGGAACACTCTAGTACTGCTACTTGGTTTCATGTTATGGAGTGTGGTATATTTGTAA
- the LOC121756449 gene encoding F-box protein SKIP28-like: MADSPNEAMFLALSYLPLFELLTMARVCTSFRDAIENDTLPWLKIVVDRPLNRRLSDDRLLEVASMATGRLQALVHIKCLNITDYGLLTVIHHNPHITKLHVPGCTSLSAGGVVRTVQLLTKDIHRLRSLKISGVYGIRPEDLHTLRSLIEHNTVQQKKEKTFYHLHGTESDDGPCIDVDICPKCGDVRMVFNCPRLLCRQQQQKHGECRGCSSCIVRCIECGVCMKGIDQEVEAAACADALCLECWLKLPKCNFCNKPYCSLHTLSGSAGFICAACHSKFN; the protein is encoded by the exons ATGGCAGACTCACCAAATGAAGCAATGTTTTTAGCCTTGTCTTATCTTCCTCTGTTTGAGCTATTGACCATGGCTCGAGTTTGCACATCATTTAGAGATGCCATAGAGAATGACACGCTTCCGTGGCTGAAAATTGTCGTCGATCGCCCCCTCAACCGCCGCCTCTCCGATGATCGTCTCCTGGAAGTTGCTTCCATGGCGACAGGCCGGCTACAAGCTCTTGTTCACATCAAGTGTCTCAACATCACAGACTATGGCCTCTTGACAGTTATCCACCATAATCCTCATATCAccaag CTTCATGTACCAGGATGCACAAGCTTATCAGCAGGAGGTGTGGTGAGAACAGTGCAGCTTCTCACAAAAGACATCCACAGACTGAGGAGCCTCAAGATCAGCGGCGTCTACGGCATCCGTCCAGAAGACCTGCATACACTACGCAGTCTAATCGAGCATAACACGGTACAACAGAAGAAAGAAAAGACCTTCTACCACCTTCACGGGACAGAGAGTGATGACGGTCCTTGTATTGATGTTGATATATGCCCAAAGTGCGGTGACGTGAGGATGGTTTTCAACTGCCCCCGACTTCTCTGCAGGCAGCAGCAGCAGAAACACGGGGAGTGCAGAGGATGCAGCTCGTGCATCGTGAGGTGCATTGAGTGTGGCGTGTGCATGAAAGGCATTGATCAAGAAGTCGAGGCAGCTGCCTGTGCAGATGCCCTGTGTTTGGAGTGTTGGCTGAAGCTGCCAAAATGCAATTTCTGCAACAAGCCCTACTGCAGCCTACATACACTTTCAGGCTCAGCAGGATTTATCTGTGCTGCTTGTCACTCAAAATTCAATTGA
- the LOC121756450 gene encoding uncharacterized protein LOC121756450: protein MSFSYINTKHLLPTFSFLDTIPNTNQSILLSISLSLSKSFDWQKIDENIIIIRLKIEMQGAEEELERRSKFLNSLIQKKKNAAEQKQSHDRMNVRVRASDMPLPLQNHAFNTCRHILDSMASLKLDSKRLALSLKKEFDSTYGQAWHCIVGTSFGSYVTHSLGGFLYFSIDKVYVLLFKTAVEPLEQ from the exons ATGTCTTTTTCTTACATAAACACAAAACACCTTCTTCCAACTTTCTCTTTCTTGGACACTATACCAAATACCAATCAATCAATACTCCTATctatctccctctctctctctaaaagcTTTGACTGGCAGAAGATAGATGAAAACATCATTATCATCAGGTTGAAAATTGAGATGCAGGGAGCTGAAGAAGAGCTGGAGAGGAGAAGCAAGTTCTTGAACAGTTTGatacagaagaagaagaatgcgGCTGAGCAGAAACAGAGCCATGATCGCATGAATGTGCGAGTCAGGGCTTCGGATATGCCTCTTCCTCTCCAAAATCACGCCTTTAACACCTGTAGACACATTCTTGATTCCATGGCTTCTCTCAAGCTCGACAGCAAACGCCTTGCTCTTTCCCTCAAAAAG GAGTTCGACTCAACATATGGCCAGGCTTGGCATTGCATTGTTGGAACCAGCTTCGGCTCTTATGTGACACATTCCCTCGGAGGGTTCTTGTATTTCTCGATTGATAAAGTGTACGTTCTTCTCTTCAAGACCGCCGTGGAGCCTTTGGAACAATGA
- the LOC121756250 gene encoding phosphoglucomutase, cytoplasmic-like, with protein sequence MASFKVTRVQTSPIDGQKPGTSGLRKKVKVFVQPHYLQNFVQATFNALGADKMKGATLVVSGDGRYYSKDAIQIIIKMAAANGLRRIWVGQNGLLSTPAVSAVIRERVAADGSKANGAFILTASHNPGGPNEDFGIKYNMENGGPAPEGITDKIYSNTTTIKEYLIAEGLPDVDISKIGLSNFTGPDGQFDVDVFDSASDYVKLMKSIFDFQSIKNLLSSPKFTFCYDALHGVAGAYAKRIFVEELGAKESSLLNCVPKEDFGGGHPDPNLTYAKELVARMGLSKSGNNEDPPEFGAAADGDADRNMVLGKRFFVTPSDSVAIIAANAVQAIPYFSGGLKGVARSMPTSAALDVVAKHLNLKFFEVPTGWKFFGNLMDAGMCSVCGEESFGTGSDHIREKDGIWAVLAWLAIIAYKNKDNLGGDKLVTVEDIVRQHWSTYGRHYYTRYDYENVDSAGAKQLMDYLVKLQSNLTEVNNIVKGIRSDVSKVVNADEFEYKDPVDGSISKHQGIRYLFEDGSRLVFRLSGTGSEGATIRLYIEQYEKDPSKIGRESQDALAPLVEVGLKLSKMQEYTGRSAPTVIT encoded by the exons GTGAAGGTATTCGTGCAACCCCATTACTTGCAAAATTTTGTCCAGGCTACTTTTAATGCCCTTGGAGCTGATAAAATGAAAG GTGCTACACTTGTTGTCTCTGGTGATGGTCGCTACTATTCGAAGGATGCTATCCAG ATCATCATCAAAATGGCAGCTGCAAATGGATTAAGGCGTATCTGGGTTGGTCAAAACGGGTTGCTGTCTACTCCTGCTGTTTCCGCTGTTATACGTGAAAGAGTAGCCGCTGAT GGCTCCAAGGCAAATGGGGCATTTATACTTACAGCAAGCCACAACCCAGGGGGGCCAAATGAG GATTTCGGAATCAAATACAACATGGAAAATGGTGGACCTGCACCAGAAGGAATCACTGACAAGATCTATTCAAACACCACCACGATTAAGGAGTACTTGATTGCCGAAGGCCTACCTGAT GTGGACATCTCCAAAATTGGATTAAGCAACTTTACTGGTCCTGATGGGCAGTTTGATGTTGATGTTTTTGATTCCGCAAGTGACTACGTCAAATTGATGAA GTCTATTTTTGATTTCCAGTCTATCAAGAATTTATTGTCATCTCCAAAATTCACTTTTTG CTACGATGCACTTCATGGCGTTGCTGGAGCTTATGCTAAACGTATATTTGTCGAAGAGCTAGGGGCAAAGGAAAGCTCTTTGCTTAATTGTGTACCCAAG GAAGATTTTGGTGGAGGACACCCTGATCCTAATTTGACATATGCAAAAGAACTAGTAGCTCGTATGGGATTGAGTAAGTCAGGCAACAATGAGGACCCACCAGAGTTTGGTGCGGCTGCTGATGGTGATGCCGACCGCAATATGGTTCTTGGAAAAAG GTTCTTTGTTACTCCATCTGATTCTGTTGCTATTATAGCTGCAAATGCTGTACAGGCGATACCCTACTTTTCTGGTGGTCTAAAAGGAGTTGCAAG GAGCATGCCCACATCAGCTGCTCTTGATGTTGTAGCTAAGCACTTGAATCTGAAATTCTTTGAG GTGCCAACTGGATGGAAATTCTTTGGCAACCTGATGGATGCTGGAATGTGTTCAGTTTGTGGTGAAGAAAGTTTTGGAACTG GCTCTGACCACATACGTGAGAAAGATGGAATATGGGCTGTGCTGGCATGGCTAGCTATTATTGCCTATAAGAACAAAGACAATCTTGGGGGAGATAAACTTGTTACTGTTGAAGACATTGTGCGCCAACATTGGTCCACATATGGGCGTCACTATTACACTCGATATGATTATGAG AATGTTGATTCTGCTGGTGCCAAGCAACTGATGGATTATTTGGTCAAGCTGCAATCGAACCTAACTGAAGTCAACAA CATTGTAAAGGGAATCCGGTCAGATGTCTCAAAAGTTGTCAATGCTGATGAATTTGAGTACAAGGATCCCGTTGATGGTTCCATTTCAAAGCATCAGGGAATCAGATACCTATTTGAAGATGGATCTCGATTA GTTTTCCGACTCTCTGGAACTGGTTCGGAAGGTGCTACTATCCGTCTCTACATAGAGCAGTACGAGAAGGATCCATCCAAGATCGGGAGGGAATCTCAAGACGCACTGGCTCCTCTA GTTGAGGTTGGTCTTAAGCTTTCTAAGATGCAAGAGTACACGGGCCGATCTGCTCCCACTGTTATTACATAG